The following are encoded in a window of Paenibacillaceae bacterium GAS479 genomic DNA:
- a CDS encoding transcriptional regulator, AraC family, with amino-acid sequence METLRLLRQAIDYVEENLQSDIEIEDVARAAMSSKYHFQRMFHALTGFTVTEYVRNRRLTLAAEALAGTDCKVIDIALKYGYESPEAFSKAFQRLHDVTPLAAKKQNVKLKSFPRLSFQIQIKGETEMNFRIVEEKAYKVVGKEVIIKKDAFTELPAFVEEIWKNGTTARINDSVGRESDALLNGYYYDFREDGTRRYLFGTVLPDGNAVPTEFTMLAIPVQTYAVFDSREKVPESEELGLEVQNVWKRIYSEWFPSASFEQVEGPCLEKYFWTDESQTESICEVWIPVRRKV; translated from the coding sequence GTGGAGACGCTTCGATTGCTTCGGCAGGCGATTGATTACGTGGAAGAAAATTTGCAGTCGGACATTGAAATTGAGGATGTGGCTAGAGCTGCAATGTCATCAAAGTACCATTTTCAACGGATGTTTCACGCATTAACGGGCTTTACAGTGACCGAATATGTGCGAAACCGCAGACTAACGCTTGCAGCAGAAGCTTTGGCCGGAACGGATTGCAAGGTCATTGATATTGCCCTGAAGTATGGTTACGAGAGCCCTGAGGCATTCTCTAAAGCCTTCCAACGATTACATGATGTGACGCCGCTTGCCGCTAAGAAACAGAATGTGAAGCTCAAATCGTTCCCTCGCCTCTCCTTTCAAATTCAGATTAAAGGGGAAACCGAAATGAACTTCCGTATCGTTGAGGAAAAGGCGTATAAGGTAGTCGGCAAAGAAGTCATCATCAAGAAAGACGCATTTACGGAATTACCGGCTTTCGTGGAGGAGATTTGGAAGAACGGTACGACTGCACGGATTAATGACTCAGTAGGCAGAGAAAGTGACGCCTTGCTGAATGGCTATTACTACGACTTTAGAGAAGATGGAACTAGACGCTATCTCTTTGGGACCGTTCTGCCGGACGGAAATGCTGTGCCGACTGAATTTACGATGCTGGCTATTCCTGTACAGACTTATGCTGTATTCGACAGTCGTGAGAAGGTTCCTGAAAGCGAAGAACTGGGCTTGGAAGTTCAAAACGTCTGGAAACGTATTTACTCAGAGTGGTTTCCGTCGGCAAGCTTCGAGCAGGTTGAAGGACCGTGCTTGGAGAAGTACTTTTGGACGGATGAAAGCCAAACGGAATCAATTTGTGAAGTTTGGATTCCCGTCAGAAGAAAGGTATAA
- a CDS encoding ATP-binding cassette, subfamily F, member 3, with product MIKVENLSFSFPQKELYTNISFTLEEAQHCAFIGTSGSGKSTLIDILMDPERYLFEGKLEIDPTCTIGYVSQFSQLDSTEETTVFEYIGEKFIKLQHEIQSICTEMETSTDIEPLLEKYQFALDALDAMGGDDFESTIYKQLNLANLLKRKDLRVSDLSGGEFKLIQVMKEMLNRPDLMIMDEPDVFLDFENLNALKKLINSYKGMLLVVTHNRYLLNHCFNKIIHLENTEIQEFDGRYMEYNFSLLQTKIELQEIAVAEQEEIERYDDIIDNLRAIATVNSEASRGRALKARVRFQERLEARRIKAPFVDIKQPDISFDIDHEIEDTTVVTVNNYSVSFDELLLENVSFEIKSTDKVAIIGPNGTGKTTLLRDIFNNNHDSIEIHADVKLAYLSQLQGEVLKDSNTILEEFIDAGFNTYDEVKSYLSHYGFEGKIVDQKIASLSGGEKNILQLAKVAASKANVLLLDEPTSHLDTYTQIALENAIADYKGAILMISHDFYSVVNGMDYVLIIDNKTIRKMKMKKFKQMIYARHFDKNYLEAEQNKKTVEMKIELALKDTNFELAKVLVDELEERIKLL from the coding sequence ATGATAAAAGTTGAAAACTTATCCTTCTCATTTCCACAAAAAGAACTATATACAAACATTTCATTTACGTTAGAAGAGGCACAGCATTGTGCTTTTATTGGAACAAGCGGCAGTGGGAAAAGTACACTGATCGATATACTGATGGATCCAGAAAGATATTTGTTCGAAGGCAAATTAGAAATAGATCCAACCTGCACAATTGGGTATGTAAGTCAGTTCTCCCAGCTAGACAGCACGGAAGAAACGACCGTTTTTGAATACATCGGAGAAAAATTTATTAAGCTACAACATGAAATACAATCGATTTGTACGGAAATGGAAACATCAACGGATATTGAACCGTTACTCGAAAAGTATCAATTCGCTTTAGACGCATTGGATGCAATGGGTGGGGATGATTTTGAAAGTACCATTTATAAGCAGCTTAATTTAGCAAACCTTCTAAAGCGTAAAGATCTTAGGGTATCCGACCTGAGCGGCGGCGAATTCAAGCTTATTCAAGTCATGAAGGAAATGCTTAATCGTCCTGACCTCATGATTATGGATGAGCCGGATGTATTTTTAGATTTCGAAAACTTAAATGCGCTTAAAAAACTTATTAATTCCTATAAAGGAATGCTGCTAGTTGTTACGCACAACCGATATCTATTGAATCATTGTTTCAACAAAATTATTCACCTTGAAAACACGGAGATTCAAGAGTTTGATGGGCGATATATGGAGTATAACTTCTCCTTACTTCAGACAAAAATTGAGTTGCAAGAAATCGCAGTCGCTGAACAAGAAGAAATTGAGAGATACGATGACATCATCGATAATCTTAGAGCGATTGCAACTGTTAATTCAGAAGCATCTAGAGGTAGAGCTTTAAAAGCTAGAGTAAGGTTTCAAGAGAGATTGGAAGCGCGTAGAATTAAAGCGCCATTTGTTGATATTAAGCAACCGGATATCAGTTTTGATATTGATCATGAGATTGAAGACACCACTGTTGTAACTGTCAATAATTATAGTGTTTCCTTTGATGAGCTGTTGTTAGAGAATGTTAGCTTTGAGATAAAATCTACAGATAAAGTAGCCATTATCGGTCCAAACGGTACCGGGAAAACAACTTTGCTCCGAGATATTTTCAACAATAATCATGATTCCATTGAAATTCATGCGGATGTTAAATTGGCCTATTTATCACAGCTTCAAGGCGAAGTGTTAAAGGATTCTAATACCATATTAGAAGAATTCATCGATGCTGGGTTTAACACGTATGATGAGGTTAAATCATATCTTTCACATTATGGCTTTGAAGGCAAAATCGTTGATCAGAAGATTGCATCTTTATCGGGTGGAGAAAAGAATATTCTTCAATTGGCTAAAGTTGCTGCTAGTAAAGCAAACGTATTGCTTCTTGATGAACCAACAAGCCATTTAGACACCTACACACAAATCGCATTGGAGAATGCCATTGCAGATTATAAAGGTGCGATTCTCATGATATCTCATGATTTTTATTCTGTTGTAAATGGTATGGATTATGTATTAATCATTGACAATAAGACGATTAGAAAAATGAAAATGAAAAAATTTAAACAAATGATTTATGCGCGTCATTTTGATAAAAACTATTTAGAAGCGGAACAAAACAAAAAAACAGTTGAAATGAAAATAGAATTGGCTTTAAAAGATACTAATTTTGAACTCGCAAAGGTATTAGTTGATGAGCTAGAAGAGCGGATTAAGTTGCTATAA
- a CDS encoding SMI1 / KNR4 family (SUKH-1), with protein MKNDLLNDTLQALKNRLSHNGTLKVQVTGGYMYEGTCSFGEGASNDQINEFTQFTRWNLPPDYLDFLILHNGAKLFADPYGSYVHLLSLSEIMQYHKDSFPDNHFVVAMAMDGYLLVDCNRITSSPSDYLVWFEAGSFYDLKMNFTCWLDRLIVAQGEKYWTWNVHLWE; from the coding sequence ATGAAAAATGATCTATTAAATGATACACTTCAAGCATTGAAAAATAGACTTTCGCATAATGGAACATTGAAAGTACAAGTTACAGGTGGATACATGTACGAAGGCACCTGCTCTTTTGGAGAAGGAGCAAGTAACGACCAAATAAACGAGTTCACTCAATTTACGAGGTGGAATCTTCCGCCAGACTACTTGGATTTTCTGATTCTTCATAATGGAGCAAAGCTATTTGCTGATCCTTATGGTTCTTACGTACACTTGTTAAGTCTATCCGAGATTATGCAATACCATAAAGATTCTTTTCCGGATAATCATTTTGTCGTTGCTATGGCAATGGATGGTTATCTCTTAGTTGACTGTAATCGAATAACTTCTTCTCCCTCGGATTATTTGGTTTGGTTTGAAGCTGGCTCATTTTATGATTTAAAAATGAATTTCACTTGCTGGCTTGACCGTCTGATTGTAGCCCAAGGGGAAAAATACTGGACCTGGAATGTTCATTTATGGGAATAG